In Nocardia asteroides, the following proteins share a genomic window:
- a CDS encoding FAD-binding and (Fe-S)-binding domain-containing protein encodes MDADRNAELLADALRARIACPVDASVRRRAEYASDASNYRVRPTLVVFPRRDDDVIATVLFAREHGLAVTARGAGTSVAGNAVGPGIVVDFSRHLRGVQVDPVARTARVRPGVVLSELQRRLRPDGLRFGPDPSTQDRCTLGGMIGNNACGPHALAWGRTSDTVRELRVVDGTGTLRVLGADPAAVPGLAAFTTANLAVLRTELGRFERQASGYGLEHLLPERGSSIAKAFVGTEGTCGLLLEAEVDLTPLPGATVLTVLGYRDIATAADDVAAVTSCAPIAVEGIDAGLVDRVRAHRGTVPELPRGRGWLFVETAGATPAEALAAAERLCREAHADDHRIVTDPGATAALWRIRADGAGLAGRTPEGAPAWPGWEDAAVPPERLGAYLREFAQLTGRYEVDGLLYGHIGDGCIHVRLDLPITDAPQRFREFLFDAAELVVRHGGSLSGEHGDGRARSELLAVMYSPAARAAFADFKALFDPDGLLNPGVLIAPNPVDADLRVAGLRPLPSAGGFALPHDGGDLSTAVHRCVGIGKCRADTRAAGGFMCPSYLATADEKDTTRGRARVLQEVVRGELDWRAPAVEESLDLCLSCKACGSDCPAGVDMATYKSEALYRRYLGRRRPLDHYVLGQLPRWLAVAQRFPRLANTLAAQPFLRRTGMRAVGIDPRRDAPPLAATPFRRIWAELGGNQRTEPLTLALRRTTHRNLIPPQHTERNPTALGDGPARVETVEVMLWVDSFTDTFDPGNALAATAILEQLGCRVLIPTARVCCGLTWITTGQLDGARARLRATLDAVAEHVTRGGVIIGLEPSCTATLRADLPDLLPDDPRARRVAASVRTLAEFLLDQPGWRPPRRTGESVVVQPHCHQHAVGGFAAERELLAAMGVTVAELAGCCGLAGNFGMQKGHYDVSVAVAENSLLPALRAADPGTVFLADGFSCRTQAAQLAAVEGIPLASYLLDPTPGPPRGAGAETASGRSGPAPRRDTPS; translated from the coding sequence GTGGATGCCGACCGGAATGCGGAGCTGCTCGCCGACGCCCTGCGGGCCCGGATCGCCTGTCCGGTGGACGCGTCGGTCCGCCGCCGCGCCGAGTACGCCTCCGACGCCTCCAACTACCGGGTGCGGCCCACCCTCGTGGTGTTCCCGCGCCGTGACGACGACGTGATCGCGACGGTCCTGTTCGCGCGCGAGCACGGCCTGGCGGTGACCGCGCGCGGTGCGGGCACCTCGGTGGCGGGCAATGCCGTCGGCCCCGGCATCGTGGTCGATTTCAGCAGGCACCTGCGCGGGGTGCAGGTCGATCCGGTGGCGCGCACGGCCCGGGTGCGGCCCGGTGTCGTGCTGTCCGAGCTGCAACGACGGCTGCGGCCCGACGGGTTGCGGTTCGGTCCCGACCCGTCCACCCAGGATCGCTGCACCCTCGGCGGGATGATCGGCAACAACGCCTGCGGGCCGCACGCGCTGGCCTGGGGCCGCACTTCCGACACGGTGCGGGAACTGCGCGTCGTCGACGGCACCGGCACGCTGCGGGTGCTCGGCGCCGACCCGGCCGCGGTGCCCGGCCTGGCCGCGTTCACCACCGCGAATCTCGCGGTGCTGCGCACCGAACTCGGCCGATTCGAGCGCCAGGCCTCCGGCTACGGGCTGGAACATCTGCTCCCGGAACGGGGTTCGTCGATCGCCAAGGCCTTCGTCGGCACCGAGGGCACCTGCGGGCTGCTGCTCGAGGCCGAAGTGGACCTCACGCCGCTGCCGGGCGCGACCGTGCTGACGGTGCTCGGCTATCGCGATATCGCGACGGCGGCAGACGATGTCGCGGCCGTGACGAGCTGCGCGCCGATCGCGGTGGAGGGCATCGACGCGGGCCTGGTCGACCGGGTACGGGCCCACCGTGGCACCGTGCCCGAACTGCCGCGCGGGCGAGGCTGGTTGTTCGTCGAGACCGCGGGGGCCACCCCGGCCGAGGCACTGGCCGCGGCCGAGCGGCTGTGCCGGGAAGCGCACGCCGACGATCACCGCATCGTCACCGATCCCGGTGCCACCGCGGCACTCTGGCGAATCCGGGCCGACGGCGCGGGACTGGCCGGCCGGACACCGGAGGGCGCACCGGCCTGGCCCGGCTGGGAGGACGCCGCCGTCCCGCCCGAGCGGCTGGGCGCCTACCTGCGCGAATTCGCCCAGCTCACCGGCCGATACGAGGTCGACGGCCTGCTGTACGGCCACATCGGAGACGGCTGCATCCACGTGCGGCTCGATCTTCCGATCACCGACGCGCCGCAGCGATTCCGGGAGTTCCTGTTCGACGCCGCCGAACTCGTCGTCCGGCACGGTGGCTCGCTGTCCGGCGAACACGGTGACGGCCGCGCCAGATCCGAACTGCTGGCGGTGATGTACTCCCCCGCCGCCCGTGCCGCCTTCGCGGACTTCAAGGCGCTGTTCGATCCCGACGGCCTGCTCAATCCGGGCGTGCTGATCGCGCCGAATCCGGTGGACGCCGATCTCCGCGTGGCCGGGTTGCGACCCCTGCCGTCGGCGGGCGGTTTCGCGCTGCCCCACGATGGGGGCGATCTGTCCACAGCTGTGCACAGATGTGTAGGAATCGGCAAGTGCCGGGCCGACACTCGCGCCGCGGGCGGATTCATGTGCCCGTCGTACCTGGCGACCGCCGACGAGAAGGACACCACCAGGGGCCGCGCCCGCGTGCTCCAGGAAGTCGTGCGCGGCGAACTCGACTGGCGCGCACCGGCCGTCGAGGAATCACTGGACCTGTGCCTGTCCTGCAAGGCGTGTGGATCCGACTGCCCGGCGGGCGTCGACATGGCCACCTACAAATCCGAGGCCCTGTACCGGCGCTACCTCGGCCGCCGCCGCCCCCTCGACCACTACGTCCTGGGGCAGCTCCCCCGCTGGCTCGCTGTCGCCCAGCGCTTTCCACGCCTGGCCAACACCCTCGCGGCCCAGCCTTTCCTGCGCCGCACCGGCATGCGCGCCGTCGGTATCGACCCGCGACGCGACGCCCCACCCCTCGCCGCCACGCCCTTCCGGCGGATCTGGGCAGAACTCGGCGGCAACCAGCGCACCGAACCGCTGACCCTCGCCCTGCGGCGAACCACCCACCGAAACCTGATCCCACCCCAGCACACCGAGCGGAACCCGACCGCCCTCGGCGACGGCCCGGCGCGGGTCGAAACTGTCGAGGTGATGCTCTGGGTCGACTCGTTCACCGACACCTTCGACCCGGGCAATGCCCTCGCGGCGACGGCGATCCTCGAACAACTCGGCTGCCGGGTCCTGATCCCGACCGCCCGCGTCTGCTGCGGCCTGACCTGGATCACCACCGGCCAGCTCGACGGGGCGCGCGCTCGCCTGCGTGCCACCCTCGACGCGGTCGCCGAGCACGTGACGCGGGGCGGGGTGATCATCGGCCTCGAGCCGTCCTGCACCGCCACGCTCCGGGCGGACCTGCCCGACCTGCTGCCCGACGACCCCCGCGCACGTCGGGTCGCGGCGTCGGTGCGGACCCTGGCCGAATTCCTGCTCGACCAGCCCGGCTGGCGGCCACCACGGCGCACCGGGGAGTCGGTCGTCGTGCAGCCGCACTGTCATCAGCACGCGGTCGGCGGCTTCGCGGCCGAGCGTGAACTGCTCGCCGCGATGGGCGTCACCGTCGCGGAACTCGCCGGCTGCTGCGGGCTGGCCGGGAACTTCGGCATGCAGAAAGGCCACTACGATGTCTCGGTCGCCGTCGCGGAGAACTCCCTGCTCCCGGCCCTGCGCGCGGCCGACCCCGGCACCGTCTTCCTGGCCGACGGGTTCTCCTGCCGTACCCAGGCCGCGCAGCTCGCCGCCGTCGAAGGCATCCCACTCGCGTCCTACCTGCTCGATCCAACCCCCGGACCACCGCGCGGTGCGGGAGCCGAGACCGCGAGCGGCCGAAGCGGGCCAGCGCCGAGGCGGGACACACCGTCCTGA
- a CDS encoding DNA polymerase IV: MPQWLLHVDLDQFQAAVEFRRRPELRGQPVIVGGEGDPAQPRKVVTCASYPARAFGVRAGMPLKQAQRKCPDGVFLPVDMAAYEVASDEIMATLGRVAGPVEVWGMDEAFVATDGDPWRLAGEIRAAVRELGLTCSVGIGDNKLTAKLATGFAKSTGKTSAEPEHDPGAAAGVFELTASNWTELMGHRPTDALWGVGARIAKRLAELGIGTVADLMAADPRRLAAEFGPNTGPYLRVLGHGKGDTELSTTPRIPVGRSKSETFPHDLTDPAEIRREVARLATEVAEEMLAHRRISTRVAVTVRTKTFYTRSKQQKLPRPTTDIATIVETALAIVDRFELDRPIRLLGVRLELLPPDQDG, translated from the coding sequence GTGCCCCAGTGGCTGCTGCACGTCGATCTCGACCAGTTTCAGGCGGCGGTGGAATTCCGGCGCCGCCCTGAGCTGCGCGGACAGCCGGTGATCGTCGGCGGGGAGGGCGATCCGGCGCAGCCGCGCAAGGTCGTCACCTGCGCGTCCTATCCGGCCAGGGCCTTCGGCGTGCGCGCCGGCATGCCGCTCAAGCAAGCCCAGCGCAAATGCCCCGACGGCGTCTTCCTGCCGGTCGACATGGCCGCCTACGAAGTCGCCTCCGACGAGATCATGGCGACGCTGGGCCGGGTCGCCGGCCCGGTCGAGGTGTGGGGGATGGACGAGGCGTTCGTCGCCACCGACGGCGATCCGTGGCGGCTCGCGGGCGAAATCCGCGCCGCTGTGCGCGAACTCGGGCTCACCTGCTCGGTCGGCATCGGCGACAACAAGCTCACCGCCAAGCTGGCCACCGGCTTCGCCAAGTCGACCGGCAAGACCTCCGCCGAACCCGAGCACGACCCGGGCGCCGCCGCGGGCGTCTTCGAGCTCACCGCCTCGAATTGGACCGAGCTCATGGGCCACCGCCCCACCGACGCGCTGTGGGGTGTCGGCGCCCGGATCGCCAAGCGCCTGGCCGAACTCGGCATCGGCACCGTCGCCGACCTGATGGCCGCCGACCCCCGCCGCCTGGCCGCGGAATTCGGGCCCAACACCGGTCCTTACCTGCGCGTCCTCGGTCACGGCAAAGGCGACACCGAGCTCTCCACCACTCCGCGGATCCCGGTGGGCCGCAGCAAGTCCGAGACCTTCCCGCACGATCTCACCGACCCCGCCGAGATCCGCCGCGAGGTCGCGCGGCTGGCCACCGAGGTCGCCGAGGAGATGCTCGCGCACCGGCGGATCAGCACCCGCGTAGCGGTCACCGTCCGCACCAAGACCTTTTACACCCGCAGCAAGCAGCAGAAACTCCCCCGCCCGACCACCGACATCGCCACCATCGTCGAGACCGCGCTGGCCATCGTCGACCGCTTCGAACTGGACCGGCCCATCCGCCTGCTCGGCGTCCGCCTGGAACTGCTCCCGCCCGATCAGGACGGTTGA
- a CDS encoding GntR family transcriptional regulator — protein MARDQHRQVDLVDDTSQTRRIYDELRRAIITGRYREGEKLPEARVAAELGSSRLPVREALALLEFDGIVSALPRRSAVVRSWDRTAVDELFDVRIGLEPLAARLAAARIRQGHDSAPLLAALRDAQRATDSRDPLHLAETNARLHGAIVELSGNSLLTQLMRTILARMAWLFFLTTERGAEQQRDEHRHLIDAICSGDERLAEYAMLGHTEAGRAPTLAIVTALRPVGSAL, from the coding sequence GTGGCCCGAGACCAACATCGGCAGGTCGACCTCGTCGACGACACCTCCCAGACCCGGCGGATCTACGACGAGCTGCGGCGCGCCATCATCACCGGCCGCTACCGCGAGGGGGAGAAGTTACCCGAGGCGCGGGTGGCCGCCGAGCTCGGCAGCTCGCGGCTGCCGGTGCGCGAGGCGCTGGCGCTGCTGGAATTCGACGGCATCGTCAGCGCGCTGCCCCGGCGCAGCGCGGTGGTGCGGTCGTGGGATCGCACGGCGGTCGACGAGTTGTTCGACGTGCGAATCGGCTTGGAGCCGCTGGCCGCCCGGCTGGCCGCCGCCCGCATCCGGCAGGGCCACGACAGCGCTCCCCTGCTCGCCGCCCTGCGCGACGCGCAGCGGGCCACCGACTCGCGGGACCCGCTGCACCTGGCCGAGACCAATGCCCGGCTGCACGGCGCGATCGTGGAACTGTCCGGCAACAGCCTGCTCACCCAGCTGATGCGGACCATCCTGGCGCGGATGGCCTGGCTGTTCTTCCTGACCACCGAGCGCGGCGCCGAACAGCAGCGCGACGAACACCGCCACCTCATCGACGCCATCTGCTCCGGCGACGAGCGGCTGGCCGAGTACGCGATGCTCGGCCACACCGAGGCGGGCCGCGCCCCGACCCTGGCCATCGTCACCGCGTTGCGGCCGGTGGGCTCGGCGCTGTAG
- a CDS encoding acrylyl-CoA reductase family protein, producing MDYSAMVAREDDGGIVLAREQVGEDFLGTGEVTIKVHYSSANYKDLLAITPRGGVVRNYPIVPGIDLTGEVVASEVDDFAPGDQVIAHGYELGVSRNGGFAEYARVPAEWVVRLDGLDTRDAATIGTAGFTAAMSVQALLDRGLTPDDGAVLVTGATGGVGTVAIDILSGLGFEVIASTGKTGSNDLLAELGANEVIGRLPLDPDAKPRPLNKAIWAAAVDSVGGASLAHVLSSIGYGGAVAASGLTGGAELPATVLPFILRGVSLIGIDSVFLPIEKRRALWTALGKELRPQHLSTIESFTPIAEVGTVLQSIKDGTHSGRTVVGVAGEF from the coding sequence ATGGATTACTCCGCGATGGTTGCCCGGGAAGACGACGGTGGGATCGTGCTCGCTCGCGAGCAGGTCGGGGAGGATTTCCTCGGCACCGGCGAGGTGACGATCAAAGTCCACTATTCGAGCGCCAACTACAAGGATCTGCTGGCGATCACCCCGCGTGGCGGCGTGGTGCGGAACTACCCGATCGTGCCCGGTATCGACCTCACCGGTGAGGTGGTCGCGTCCGAGGTCGACGATTTCGCCCCCGGCGACCAGGTGATCGCGCACGGCTACGAGCTGGGTGTGTCCCGCAACGGCGGCTTCGCCGAATACGCCAGGGTGCCCGCCGAATGGGTGGTGCGCCTGGACGGCCTCGACACTCGCGACGCCGCCACCATCGGCACCGCGGGCTTCACCGCCGCCATGAGCGTGCAGGCCCTGCTCGACCGCGGCCTCACCCCCGACGACGGCGCGGTGCTGGTCACCGGCGCGACCGGCGGCGTCGGCACCGTCGCCATCGACATCCTGTCCGGCCTGGGCTTCGAGGTGATCGCCTCGACCGGCAAGACCGGCTCGAACGACCTGCTCGCCGAACTCGGCGCCAACGAGGTCATCGGCAGGCTCCCGCTCGATCCCGACGCCAAACCGCGCCCGCTCAACAAGGCGATCTGGGCCGCGGCGGTCGACAGCGTCGGCGGCGCCTCGCTGGCCCACGTCCTGAGCTCCATCGGCTACGGCGGCGCCGTCGCGGCCAGCGGACTGACCGGCGGCGCGGAGCTGCCCGCCACCGTGCTGCCGTTCATCCTGCGCGGGGTGAGCCTGATCGGCATCGACTCGGTGTTCCTGCCGATCGAGAAGCGCCGCGCGCTGTGGACCGCGCTGGGCAAAGAGCTGCGTCCCCAGCATCTTTCGACGATCGAGTCGTTCACCCCGATCGCCGAGGTGGGCACGGTGCTGCAGTCGATCAAGGACGGCACCCACTCCGGTCGCACCGTGGTCGGGGTCGCGGGCGAGTTCTGA
- a CDS encoding type II toxin-antitoxin system PemK/MazF family toxin encodes MIFRGAIYEIKAIPGSRGHEQRGHRYCVIIQSDRFPASTVIVAMTSTGAGAAIYRPEIEFDGTKTRILTDQIFTIAPERLGEFKGSLGGTELADLDRALMLKLGLF; translated from the coding sequence GTGATCTTCCGTGGCGCGATATACGAGATCAAAGCGATCCCAGGTAGCCGCGGCCACGAACAGCGCGGACATCGGTACTGCGTCATCATCCAATCCGACCGGTTCCCGGCCAGCACGGTCATCGTCGCGATGACCTCGACCGGCGCGGGCGCCGCGATCTATCGCCCGGAGATCGAATTCGACGGGACGAAAACCAGAATCCTCACCGACCAGATCTTCACCATCGCCCCGGAGCGACTGGGCGAATTCAAAGGCTCGCTCGGCGGCACCGAGCTCGCCGACCTCGATCGGGCCCTGATGCTGAAACTCGGCCTGTTCTGA
- a CDS encoding ABC transporter ATP-binding protein: MSIESVAYSQMYRRMNAPEEQRPFRLATARRILRFAEPHWRRISGFLVLSVLAAVLGVATPVLAGRVVNDIVGGSAPRTVVLLALAIAGLAILDAGLGIVIRWLSARIGEGLILDLRTAVFDHVQKMPVAFFTRTRTGALVSRLNSDVIGAQRAFSDTLSGVVTNIVTLVLTLAVMLSISWQITLLALVLLPVFVIPARRAGNRLAAMQREAAQLNAAMSTQMTERFSAPGATLVKLFGRPQQESSEFAVRATRVRDIGVRTAMLQTTFVTSLTLVSALALALVYGLGGWYALQGSLDAGSVVALSLLLTRLYTPLTALASARLEIMSALVSFERVFEVLDLKPLIEDAPGAVPVADGPVAVELDAVNFGYPSADKVSLASLEDVATLDTRGGVEVLHEVSLRAEPGQLIALVGSSGAGKSTIAQLVSRLYDVDSGAVRLNGADVRELTTESIQRTVGLVTQDGHLFHDTIRANLLLAQPEATEEQLWDALRRARLGELVDSLSDGLDTVVGERGYRLSGGERQRLTIARLLLKQPRVVILDEATASLDSTSEAAVQEALTEALQGRTALVIAHRLSTIRSADQIVVLEQGRIVERGTHADLLNADGRYAELYRTQFADEPVPVTSVV; this comes from the coding sequence GTGAGTATCGAATCGGTGGCCTACAGCCAGATGTACCGGCGGATGAACGCGCCGGAGGAACAGCGGCCGTTCCGCCTCGCCACCGCGCGCCGCATCCTGCGTTTCGCGGAACCACACTGGCGGCGGATCTCGGGATTCCTCGTGCTCAGCGTGCTGGCGGCGGTACTGGGCGTGGCCACGCCGGTGCTGGCGGGCCGGGTCGTCAACGACATCGTCGGCGGTTCCGCGCCGCGCACGGTGGTCCTGCTCGCGCTCGCCATCGCCGGCCTGGCGATCCTGGACGCGGGGCTCGGCATCGTCATCCGCTGGCTCTCGGCCCGGATCGGCGAGGGCCTGATCCTGGACCTGCGCACCGCGGTGTTCGACCACGTGCAGAAGATGCCGGTGGCGTTCTTCACCAGGACCAGGACCGGCGCCCTGGTGAGCAGGCTCAACAGCGATGTCATCGGCGCGCAGCGCGCCTTCAGCGACACCCTGTCCGGCGTGGTCACCAATATCGTCACGCTGGTGCTGACGCTCGCGGTGATGCTCAGCATCTCCTGGCAGATCACCCTGCTGGCGCTGGTGCTGCTGCCCGTCTTCGTCATCCCGGCCCGCCGGGCCGGCAACCGGCTGGCCGCCATGCAGCGCGAGGCCGCCCAGCTCAACGCCGCCATGAGCACCCAGATGACCGAGCGCTTCTCCGCCCCCGGCGCCACCCTGGTGAAGCTGTTCGGCAGGCCGCAGCAGGAGTCCTCGGAGTTCGCGGTGCGCGCCACCCGGGTCCGTGACATCGGCGTCCGCACCGCGATGCTGCAGACCACCTTCGTCACCTCGCTCACCCTGGTCTCCGCGCTGGCCCTGGCCCTGGTCTACGGCCTGGGCGGCTGGTACGCCCTGCAGGGCAGCCTGGACGCCGGCTCGGTCGTCGCGCTGTCGCTGTTGCTGACCCGCCTCTACACCCCGCTCACCGCCCTGGCCAGTGCGCGGCTGGAGATCATGTCCGCGCTGGTGAGCTTCGAGCGCGTGTTCGAGGTGCTGGACCTGAAGCCGCTGATCGAGGACGCGCCCGGCGCGGTCCCGGTCGCCGACGGGCCGGTCGCGGTGGAGCTGGACGCGGTGAACTTCGGGTACCCCTCGGCCGACAAGGTGTCGCTGGCCTCGCTCGAGGACGTCGCCACCCTGGACACCAGGGGCGGGGTCGAGGTGCTGCACGAGGTGTCGCTGCGGGCCGAGCCGGGCCAGCTGATCGCGCTGGTCGGCTCCTCGGGCGCCGGTAAATCCACCATCGCGCAGCTGGTGTCGCGGCTCTACGACGTCGACTCGGGCGCGGTCCGGCTCAACGGCGCCGACGTGCGCGAGCTCACCACCGAGTCCATCCAGCGCACGGTGGGCCTGGTCACCCAGGACGGGCACCTGTTCCACGACACGATCCGCGCGAATCTGCTGCTGGCCCAGCCGGAAGCGACCGAGGAGCAGCTGTGGGACGCGCTGCGCCGGGCCCGGCTCGGCGAACTGGTCGACTCGCTGTCCGACGGTCTGGACACCGTCGTCGGCGAACGCGGCTACCGGCTCTCCGGCGGTGAACGGCAACGCCTCACCATCGCCCGCCTGCTGCTCAAGCAGCCGCGCGTGGTGATCCTCGACGAGGCCACCGCCTCGCTGGACTCCACCTCCGAGGCCGCGGTGCAGGAAGCCCTCACCGAGGCACTGCAGGGCCGGACCGCGCTGGTGATCGCGCACCGGCTCTCCACGATCCGCTCGGCCGACCAGATCGTGGTGCTCGAGCAGGGCCGCATCGTCGAGCGTGGCACCCACGCCGACCTGCTCAACGCCGACGGCCGCTACGCCGAGCTGTACCGCACCCAGTTCGCCGACGAACCGGTGCCGGTCACCAGCGTGGTCTGA
- a CDS encoding DNA-3-methyladenine glycosylase family protein: MRDQILDPEPTTAGLSRTVRSSRPFDVGLTVVPLRRGGGDPCHHVDATGAHWHASRMPTGVVTFRLAQDGRDGARASAWGPGAAEFIDGLERMLCLDEDLADFAPEHPKLVEAHRVVPGLRMLRTGLVFESLVPAILEQKVHTKSSFAAWRSLVREFGTAAPGPAPAGLMVAPDARTWQHIPSWKYHRANVGPQRAQTIVRAARVADSIERTATLPPEEAARRLRSLPGIGVWTVAETAQRAFGDADALSVGDYHLAATVGWSLLGHPIDDDAMVEYLEPLRPHRYRAVRLLALSGQAIKPKFGPRTPITDHRHR, encoded by the coding sequence GTGCGCGATCAGATCCTCGACCCCGAGCCGACGACGGCCGGGCTGTCCAGGACGGTCCGGTCGAGCAGGCCGTTCGACGTGGGCCTCACGGTCGTCCCGCTGCGGCGCGGCGGCGGCGATCCCTGCCATCACGTCGACGCCACGGGCGCGCACTGGCACGCCTCCCGGATGCCGACCGGCGTCGTCACCTTCCGGCTCGCCCAGGACGGGCGCGACGGCGCGCGGGCCAGCGCCTGGGGTCCCGGCGCGGCGGAGTTCATCGACGGTCTCGAGCGCATGCTGTGCCTCGACGAGGACCTCGCCGATTTCGCCCCCGAGCATCCCAAGCTGGTCGAAGCCCATCGCGTGGTGCCGGGACTGCGGATGCTGCGGACCGGGCTGGTATTCGAATCGCTGGTGCCCGCGATCCTGGAACAGAAGGTGCACACCAAGTCCTCGTTCGCCGCCTGGCGCAGCCTGGTGCGCGAATTCGGCACCGCGGCGCCCGGTCCGGCGCCGGCCGGACTGATGGTCGCGCCCGACGCGCGCACCTGGCAGCACATCCCGTCCTGGAAGTACCACCGGGCCAATGTCGGACCGCAGCGCGCGCAGACCATCGTGCGCGCGGCCAGGGTCGCCGACTCGATCGAGCGCACGGCCACGCTGCCCCCAGAGGAGGCCGCGCGCCGGTTGCGCAGCCTGCCCGGCATCGGTGTCTGGACGGTTGCCGAGACCGCGCAACGCGCCTTCGGCGACGCGGACGCGCTTTCGGTCGGCGACTATCACCTGGCCGCGACGGTCGGCTGGAGCCTGCTCGGTCATCCGATCGACGACGACGCGATGGTGGAGTATCTGGAACCGCTACGGCCACACCGCTATCGCGCGGTGCGCCTGCTCGCCCTGAGCGGCCAGGCGATCAAACCGAAGTTCGGCCCGCGCACCCCGATCACCGACCATCGGCACCGCTAG